Proteins encoded within one genomic window of Triticum aestivum cultivar Chinese Spring chromosome 2D, IWGSC CS RefSeq v2.1, whole genome shotgun sequence:
- the LOC123051158 gene encoding ELMO domain-containing protein A, with protein MGIPFQLQSQQGIQQAKALLAENKIMIKKETSPSEPFGGQPAKNASTPKPNMATAAKVNAMVGNKTWFGGLFTGSGKKRQVHAEKNFEMTPLQEQRMQKLKDRLNIPFDETRPDHLTSLKALWKNSFPDTELTSLVSEQWKDMGWQGPNPATDFRGCGFVSLENLLFFARRYPASFQKLLLKTQGMRATWEYPFATAGVNVSHMLIQLLELNSARPKTLPGINFVRMLSEHEDVFDILYCIAFEMMDAQWLAMRASYMQFNDVLEATKAQLERELSLEDLLRIQDLPAYNLLLK; from the exons ATGGGCATTCCGTTCCAGCTCCAATCCCAGCAG GGAATACAGCAAGCGAAGGCCCTACTAGCAGAAAACAAAATAATGATCAAA AAGGAAACTTCTCCATCTGAACCTTTTGGGGGGCAACCTGCAAAAAATGCATCCACTCCGAAGCCAAATATGGCAACTGCTGCCAAGG TTAATGCTATGGTCGGAAATAAGACATGGTTTGGAGGGCTTTTCACTGGCTCAGGTAAAAAGCGTCAAGTCCATGCCGAGAAGAACTTTGAAATGACCCCTCTTCAG GAACAAAGGATGCAAAAATTAAAGGACAGACTAAACATACCTTTTGACGAGACCCGACCGGATCATCTG ACATCCCTGAAGGCTCTTTGGAAAAATTCCTTTCCTGATACAGAGCTCACGAGCTTAGTTTCCGAACAGTGGAAAGATATGGGGTGGCAGGGCCCAAATCCTGCAACTGATTTCAG GGGCTGTGGATTTGTCTCGCTTGAGAATCTTCTATTCTTCGCAAGAAGATACCCG GCTTCTTTCCAGAAATTGCTGCTGAAAACACAAGGAATGCGAGCCACATGGGAATACCCCTTTGCGACAGCAGGCGTTAACGTCTCACACATGTTGATCCAACTGTTGGAGCTTAATTCAG CTCGACCGAAAACTTTGCCGGGGATTAACTTCGTCAGAATGTTGTCCG AGCACGAGGACGTGTTCGACATCCTATACTGCATAGCCTTCGAGATGATGGACGCTCAGTGGCTAGCGATGCGCGCCTCCTACATGCAGTTCAAC GATGTGCTGGAAGCGACGAAGGCGCAGCTGGAGAGGGAGCTGTCTCTGGAGGACCTCCTGCGGATCCAGGACCTGCCAGCTTACAACCTCTTGTTGAAATGA
- the LOC123051159 gene encoding E3 ubiquitin-protein ligase WAV3, with translation MGTGWRRALCTSVSRDDSSDGGGSGSAKRRPPPARGDAPATPRKLAFFSGMGGGGGGNPSAPALRCRTKPTAEPESVAPVMPPQPASAPVSARKRVPLLQAISAPSSPRSPSRFALFKASILPTKARCGVCTRGVKNGGGAAVFTAECSHSFHFPCIAARARGAASGALCCPVCSAPWRQAPFLASLRLHLDVDGSPHRKRRTSDDSRKAAPPPQTKAAGVPKVYDDDEPLLAPKSAANGSGFNPIPEADEDEGEGEGEEAGREGEFRGFFPHPPRARTGLAVTVAPEAALVSSGRRHGKYVVVVKVKAPGLRSSASRRAPIDLVTVLDVSQGMMGEKLQMLKRGMRLVIASLGPADRLSVVAFSGAAKRLMPLRRMSRQGQRSARQIVDRLVVCAAAQGQEQAQSACAGDALRKATKVLEDRRDRNPVATVMLLSDTQQQQDARKHGDHHHSLRRPQAAPAAATRFTHVEIPIAGPADDAPARSPLAPKEEHLESSAPAEHAFAKCLGGLVSVVMQEVHLELAFPTGEITAVYSCGAGQHAVALAGGAGGNGGSALSVRLGEMYAEEERELLVELRAPLGAHPHSLSVRCAYRDPASQETVRGAEQPLLLPPLHDGGGGGSSTSSQQRLHDLFVATRAVAESRRLAELSDFSTATHLLSSARRLVLQSPPTQQQQDLLGGLDTELSDMRWRRGQQQPPTPTSRSATPSGTPRASSGGGGGAGGEPLTPTSAWRAAEQLAKVAIMRKSMNRVSDLHGFENARF, from the exons ATGGGGACGGGGTGGCGGAGGGCGCTGTGCACGTCGGTGAGCCGGGACGacagcagcgacggcggcggcagcggcagcgccaagcgccgcccgccgcccgcgcgcGGCGACGCGCCGGCGACCCCGCGGAagctggccttcttctccggcatgggcggcggtggcggcggcaaccCGTCGGCCCCCGCGCTGCGGTGCCGCACGAAGCCGACGGCGGAGCCGGAGAGCGTGGCGCCCGTGATGCCGCCGCAGCCGGCGTCGGCGCCGGTGTCGGCCAGGAAGCGGGTGCCGCTGCTGCAGGCCATCTCCGCGCCGTCCTCGCCCAGATCCCCCTCCAGATTCGCGCTCTTCAAGGCCTCCATCCTCCCCACCAAG GCACGGTGCGGCGTGTGCACGCGGGGCGTCAagaacggcggcggggcggcggtgttCACGGCGGAGTGCTCCCACTCCTTCCACTTCCCCTGCATCGCGGCGCGCGCGCGCGGGGCCGCCTCCGGCGCGCTCTGCTGCCCGGTCTGCTCCGCGCCGTGGCGCCAGGCGCCGTTCCTCGCGTCGCTCCGCCTCCACCTCGACGTCGACGGCTCCCCGCACCGCAAGCGCAGGACCTCCGACGACTCCCGCaaggcagcgccgccgccgcagaCCAAGGCGGCCGGCGTGCCCAAGGTGTACGACGACGACGAGCCGCTCCTGGCGCCCAAGTCCGCCGCCAACGGCAGCGGGTTCAACCCGATCCCGGAGGCggacgaggacgagggcgagggcgagggcgaggaggCCGGCCGGGAGGGCGAGTTCCGGGGCTTCTTCCCGCACCCGCCGCGGGCGCGGACCGGGCTGGCGGTGACCGTGGCGCCGGAGGCCGCGCTGGTGTCGTCCGGCCGGCGGCACGGCAAGTACGTGGTGGTGGTGAAGGTGAAGGCGCCGGGGCTGCGGTCGTCGGCGTCCCGGCGCGCGCCCATCGACCTGGTGACGGTGCTGGACGTGAGCCAGGGCATGATGGGGGAGAAGCTGCAGATGCTGAAGCGCGGGATGCGGCTGGTGATCGCGTCGCTCGGCCCCGCCGACCGGCTCTCCGTCGTCGCCTTCTCCGGCGCCGCCAAGCGGCTCATGCCGCTGCGGCGGATGTCGCGGCAGGGGCAGCGGTCGGCGCGGCAGATCGTGGACCGCCTCGTGGTGTGCGCCGCCGCGCAGGGGCAGGAGCAGGCGCAGAGCGCGTGCGCCGGCGACGCGCTGCGCAAGGCCACCAAGGTCCTCGAGGACCGCCGCGACCGCAACCCCGTCGCCACCGTCATGCTCCTCTCCGACACGCAGCAGCAGCAGGACGCGAGGAAGCACGGCGATCACCACCACTCCCTGCGCCGCCCgcaggcggctccggcggcggccacGCGGTTCACCCACGTGGAGATCCCCATTGCCGGGCCGGCCGACGACGCGCCGGCGCGGTCGCCGCTCGCGCCCAAGGAGGAGCACCTGGAGTCGAGCGCCCCCGCGGAGCACGCCTTCGCGAAATGCCTGGGCGGTCTCGTGAGCGTGGTCATGCAGGAGGTGCACCTGGAGCTCGCCTTCCCGACGGGCGAGATCACGGCGGTGTACTCCTGCGGCGCCGGGCAGCATGCCGTGGCCctggcgggcggcgccggcggcaaCGGCGGGTCGGCGCTGAGCGTGCGGCTGGGCGAGATGTACGCGGAGGAGGAGCGGGAGCTGCTGGTGGAGCTGCGGGCGCCGCTGGGCGCGCACCCGCACTCGCTGTCCGTCCGGTGCGCCTACCGCGACCCGGCGTCGCAGGAGACGGTACGCGGCGCCGAGCAGCCGCTGCTCCTGCCCCCGCtccacgacggcggcggcggcgggagctccACGTCCTCGCAGCAGCGCCTGCACGACCTGTTCGTGGCGACGCGCGCCGTGGCGGAGTCGCGGCGTCTGGCGGAGCTGAGCGACTTCTCGACGGCCACGCACCTGCTGTCGTCGGCGCGGCGGCTGGTGCTGCAGTCCCCGCCGACGCAGCAGCAGCAGGACCTGCTGGGCGGGCTGGACACGGAGCTGAGCGACATGCGGTGGCGGCGCGGCCAGcagcagccaccaacgccaacatcCCGGTCGGCAACGCCGTCGGGCACGCCACGAGCGTCGTCGGGCGGCGGAGGGGGAGCAGGGGGCGAGCCGCTGACGCCGACGTCGGCGTGGCGCGCGGCGGAGCAGCTGGCGAAGGTGGCCATCATGCGCAAGTCCATGAACCGGGTGAGCGACCTGCACGGCTTCGAGAACGCGCGCTTCTGA